Proteins from a single region of Chryseobacterium sp. T16E-39:
- a CDS encoding Rad52/Rad22 family DNA repair protein, with translation MENKTIMITTADISKTKDLILSVDQLNTVIGKTPAKAKKNRPAKGGGTWTYVSGSYMKKQLNMLFGWNWDFEIVSEQILIEAGEVIVKGKLTCRSNGNTIVKMQYGNKDIMFKKGTTVPLSIGNDMKAAATDALKKCAAELGIAQDVYAPADFKDVEVVNEIPSGKSNADKMAL, from the coding sequence ATGGAAAACAAAACAATAATGATTACGACTGCTGACATCAGTAAAACAAAAGATTTGATTTTGTCCGTTGATCAACTTAATACAGTAATCGGTAAAACACCAGCGAAAGCAAAAAAAAATAGACCCGCGAAAGGTGGTGGCACATGGACTTATGTTTCAGGTTCTTACATGAAAAAACAGCTTAATATGTTGTTTGGTTGGAATTGGGATTTCGAGATCGTTTCAGAGCAAATTTTAATTGAAGCAGGTGAAGTGATCGTAAAAGGCAAATTAACATGCAGATCAAACGGCAACACTATTGTAAAAATGCAATATGGCAACAAGGACATCATGTTTAAAAAAGGTACAACAGTACCATTATCAATTGGTAATGATATGAAAGCCGCCGCCACTGATGCATTAAAGAAATGTGCTGCTGAACTGGGTATTGCACAAGATGTTTATGCTCCTGCCGACTTTAAAGATGTTGAAGTAGTAAATGAAATTCCTTCTGGTAAATCAAACGCTGATAAAATGGCCTTATGA
- a CDS encoding YqaJ viral recombinase family protein: MIRYAVFETEELWLNFRAPYFTSSESSALMPEPKNKAEILSVGAKTYVRKCAASVLAPPPLPQYNHAMEHGKTTEPFAVLELAKHLGKSIEDDDFIYTSNNGFVFFYDDEYNLGGTPDVIMKALKKSAEIKCPNSDTHLEHLTFLTPEDVKIHLPKYYGQMQSNMYLTKTDECIFMSYDNRFYNDKLHEHYIHVPKDDEYIERLLIKAKAGKDYKELILKTINEK, from the coding sequence ATGATACGGTACGCAGTTTTTGAGACAGAAGAATTATGGCTGAATTTCAGAGCACCATATTTTACATCTAGTGAATCATCAGCGCTAATGCCAGAGCCCAAAAATAAAGCAGAAATATTATCAGTGGGTGCAAAAACTTACGTTAGAAAATGCGCTGCATCTGTTTTAGCACCGCCACCATTACCGCAATACAATCATGCAATGGAACACGGTAAAACCACCGAACCATTTGCAGTGCTTGAACTAGCAAAGCACTTGGGTAAATCAATTGAAGATGATGATTTTATCTACACTTCAAATAATGGTTTTGTCTTCTTCTATGATGACGAGTACAATTTGGGAGGAACGCCAGATGTAATAATGAAGGCGCTTAAAAAGTCTGCGGAAATAAAATGTCCGAACTCCGATACTCACTTGGAACATTTGACTTTTCTAACCCCAGAAGATGTGAAAATACATCTGCCAAAATATTACGGACAAATGCAGAGTAATATGTATTTAACTAAAACAGATGAATGTATTTTCATGAGTTACGATAATCGTTTTTACAATGATAAACTGCACGAGCATTACATCCACGTTCCAAAAGATGACGAGTACATAGAAAGGCTTTTAATCAAAGCTAAAGCCGGAAAAGACTACAAAGAACTAATACTAAAAACAATAAATGAAAAATGA
- a CDS encoding HNH endonuclease, whose translation MQKHTKNYLQFFKPHDEQNIPCEVCANRAVDIHHIIPRSKFGKKRKEEQDHVENLIALCRVCHDMAHDEKFSKDYLSKIHFKKIKSINTL comes from the coding sequence ATGCAGAAACACACTAAAAATTATCTACAGTTTTTCAAACCTCACGATGAACAAAATATTCCATGCGAGGTTTGCGCCAACAGGGCTGTAGATATACATCATATAATTCCAAGATCAAAATTTGGTAAGAAAAGAAAGGAGGAACAGGATCATGTTGAAAACTTAATTGCCTTATGTCGTGTTTGTCACGATATGGCACACGATGAGAAATTCAGCAAAGACTATCTATCTAAGATACATTTTAAAAAAATTAAATCTATAAATACACTTTAA
- a CDS encoding RNA-directed DNA polymerase, whose product MKRAGSLFQKITSLENLILADGKAQKGKSKQYGVIAHNKNKERNIASLNDILISKTYKTSNYSVFKVYEPKEREVYKLPYFPDRICHHAIMNILEPIFLNVFTADSYSCIKGKGIHAASFNLRKALKNEEETTFCLKLDIKKFYPNVDHDILKSLLRRKFKDQDLLWLLDEIIDSSPGLPIGNYLSQYFANFYLTYFDHWIKERLKAKYYFRYADDIVILNRDKEVLHRILYLIKSYFEINLKLQVKENWQVFPVKVRGIDFVGYKHFHSHTLLRKSIKKRFARMLKTNPKSESIASYKGWTKHCNSKNLLKKLIPHETL is encoded by the coding sequence ATGAAAAGAGCCGGAAGTTTATTTCAGAAAATCACAAGTTTAGAAAACTTAATCCTAGCAGATGGAAAGGCACAAAAAGGAAAGTCTAAACAATATGGGGTTATAGCTCATAATAAGAATAAAGAAAGAAATATTGCAAGCCTTAATGATATTTTAATTAGCAAGACTTATAAAACTTCAAATTATAGTGTGTTTAAAGTATACGAACCTAAAGAAAGAGAAGTTTACAAGCTCCCATATTTCCCGGATAGAATTTGCCATCATGCAATAATGAATATTTTAGAACCAATATTTCTAAATGTTTTCACTGCTGATTCTTACAGTTGTATTAAAGGAAAGGGAATTCATGCTGCTTCATTTAATTTAAGAAAGGCGTTGAAGAATGAAGAAGAAACGACCTTTTGTTTGAAACTTGATATTAAGAAGTTTTATCCAAATGTTGACCATGACATTTTGAAATCACTTTTGAGAAGAAAATTTAAAGATCAAGATTTATTATGGTTGTTGGATGAGATTATTGATAGCTCGCCTGGATTACCAATAGGTAATTATTTAAGTCAATATTTTGCAAATTTCTATCTAACATATTTTGACCACTGGATTAAGGAAAGATTGAAGGCAAAGTATTATTTCAGGTATGCAGATGATATTGTGATCTTGAATAGAGACAAGGAAGTACTTCATCGAATTCTGTACCTAATCAAAAGCTACTTTGAAATTAACTTAAAACTTCAAGTGAAAGAGAATTGGCAAGTATTTCCAGTTAAAGTTAGAGGAATTGATTTTGTTGGATATAAACATTTTCATTCACATACTTTGCTTCGAAAATCAATAAAAAAACGATTTGCAAGAATGCTCAAGACGAATCCTAAAAGTGAATCAATAGCATCATATAAGGGGTGGACAAAGCATTGCAATTCTAAAAACTTACTTAAAAAACTAATACCTCATGAAACACTTTAA
- a CDS encoding DEAD/DEAH box helicase — MNYQEFLKKKTKVHTHKGFSPFEMNSNLFPFQQFIVERNIAKAKHGVFADCGLGKTIMELETATQTVRKTNKKALILAPLVVVAQTKREAEKFGFDLDKVVITNFENLHNIDPREFSSLIVDESSIMKNFEGKVKKQIFDYFKDSDFKFAFTATPSPNDPMELGNHSEFLNYQSRLEMLATYFINDQDHTSKWRLKGHAIDKFYQSISSWALMLTKPQDIGFEMAGYDLSEINYTEHKIETEKLNNGLLFNDLAVSATDFNSELRRTKKQRIEQAAELAQIKTNHIVWVKHNEESAEVTKMIDGAIEVSGSDNPEAKAEKLLAFSNNEFRVLVTKSKIAQYGLNFQNCASQIFMSLDFSFESLYQSIRRSHRFGQKNQVNINIITTDTMQNVVATIKNKEEQFKAMQQIMIKNQNIWNTKQFMETA; from the coding sequence ATGAATTATCAAGAATTTCTAAAGAAAAAAACAAAAGTCCATACACATAAAGGCTTTTCACCATTTGAGATGAATTCAAACCTATTTCCTTTTCAGCAATTTATTGTTGAAAGAAATATTGCAAAAGCAAAGCATGGAGTATTCGCAGATTGTGGATTAGGTAAAACCATAATGGAACTTGAAACAGCTACACAAACCGTGAGAAAAACTAATAAAAAAGCTTTAATCCTAGCTCCATTAGTTGTAGTTGCTCAAACGAAAAGAGAAGCTGAAAAGTTCGGATTTGATTTAGATAAAGTTGTTATAACAAATTTTGAAAATCTGCATAATATTGATCCAAGAGAATTTTCTTCTTTGATTGTAGACGAAAGCTCGATTATGAAAAATTTTGAAGGAAAAGTAAAAAAACAAATATTCGATTACTTCAAAGATTCTGATTTTAAGTTTGCTTTTACGGCAACTCCATCACCTAATGATCCTATGGAGTTAGGTAATCATTCTGAATTCTTGAACTATCAATCAAGATTAGAAATGTTGGCAACTTATTTCATAAATGATCAGGACCATACAAGCAAATGGAGATTGAAAGGTCACGCAATCGATAAGTTTTATCAATCAATTTCTTCATGGGCGTTAATGCTTACAAAACCTCAGGATATTGGATTTGAAATGGCAGGTTATGACCTGTCTGAAATTAATTACACAGAACACAAAATAGAAACTGAAAAATTAAATAACGGTTTACTTTTCAATGATCTGGCAGTATCTGCAACTGATTTTAATAGTGAATTAAGAAGAACTAAAAAACAAAGAATTGAACAAGCTGCAGAATTAGCACAAATAAAAACAAATCATATTGTTTGGGTAAAGCATAATGAAGAAAGCGCAGAAGTTACTAAAATGATTGATGGTGCAATTGAAGTTTCTGGATCTGATAATCCGGAAGCAAAAGCAGAAAAGCTTTTAGCATTTTCAAATAATGAATTTAGAGTTTTAGTGACTAAATCTAAAATAGCTCAGTATGGTTTAAATTTTCAAAATTGTGCAAGTCAAATATTCATGAGTCTAGATTTCTCATTTGAAAGTTTGTACCAATCTATAAGACGTAGTCACCGTTTCGGACAAAAAAATCAAGTTAACATTAACATCATTACAACTGATACAATGCAAAACGTTGTTGCCACAATAAAAAATAAGGAAGAACAATTTAAAGCAATGCAACAAATAATGATCAAAAATCAAAACATATGGAATACAAAGCAATTTATGGAGACTGCGTAG
- a CDS encoding DNA-methyltransferase, translated as MEYKAIYGDCVEEVSKLEDNSIDFSIFSPPFAELFVYSDDIRDMGNSKNYKEFFTHFKFLIEQLKRVVKSGRLVAIHCMDLPIMKGKEGFVGLRDFSGMLIQAFQDYGFIYHDRITIWKDPVVEMTRTKSVGLLHKTIKKDAVMSRTGIPDYILVFRNSGENEVPIIHQDKDHTKENYLPVNLWQKYASPVWNDINYSDTLQYRSARDNKDEKHICPLQLETIRRCLHLWSNEGETVLSPFGGIGSEGVESIDLNRRPILIELKKSYFNQLEKNLKIAWDKKNQLQLF; from the coding sequence ATGGAATACAAAGCAATTTATGGAGACTGCGTAGAAGAAGTTTCCAAGTTAGAAGATAATAGTATTGATTTTTCAATATTTAGCCCTCCTTTCGCTGAGTTATTTGTTTACTCTGATGACATTAGAGATATGGGAAATTCAAAGAATTATAAAGAATTCTTTACTCATTTCAAGTTTCTAATTGAGCAGCTAAAAAGAGTAGTAAAATCAGGAAGGCTGGTAGCAATACATTGTATGGACTTGCCAATTATGAAAGGTAAAGAGGGATTCGTAGGCCTTAGGGACTTTTCTGGAATGTTAATTCAGGCTTTCCAGGATTATGGATTTATTTATCATGATAGGATTACAATTTGGAAGGATCCAGTGGTAGAAATGACAAGAACTAAGTCAGTCGGATTACTTCATAAAACGATAAAGAAAGATGCAGTTATGAGCCGAACTGGAATCCCTGATTATATTCTAGTTTTTAGAAATTCAGGAGAAAATGAAGTCCCAATTATACATCAGGATAAAGATCATACTAAAGAAAATTATTTGCCTGTAAATCTATGGCAAAAATATGCTTCGCCTGTTTGGAATGACATCAATTATTCTGACACTCTTCAATATCGAAGTGCTAGAGATAATAAAGATGAAAAACATATTTGTCCCCTACAATTAGAAACAATCAGACGTTGTTTGCATTTATGGAGTAACGAGGGTGAAACGGTTTTAAGCCCATTCGGAGGAATAGGCAGTGAGGGCGTAGAGTCAATAGATTTAAATAGACGACCTATCCTAATTGAATTAAAAAAATCCTATTTCAATCAATTAGAAAAGAATTTAAAAATCGCATGGGATAAGAAAAATCAATTGCAATTATTCTAA
- a CDS encoding DUF6291 domain-containing protein gives MERDGFVFYRSFYEGIKDLPRDIQGDVLTAIMEYGLNGVTTDNLKPVARAIFTLIKPQIDANNQKFMNGKSGGRPPKEKPNHNQEETKQKPNRNQTETKPEPKENVKEKEKVKEESKSNTPFIPQGEKQENLFQEEHLNFSIPVNSESEEKEKSSAKKEKENPPDLNTFMQWAKEIYQNELKIDFTPFSFAVESKYNTWKDSGWKDGYGKPIKGYKNKLRNAIPHLKAINNFNNNGSSQARRR, from the coding sequence ATGGAAAGAGACGGATTTGTTTTTTACCGAAGCTTCTACGAAGGAATTAAAGATCTGCCGAGAGATATTCAGGGAGACGTACTTACAGCCATAATGGAGTATGGCTTAAATGGAGTAACAACTGATAATCTAAAGCCTGTAGCCAGAGCTATATTTACTTTAATCAAACCACAGATAGATGCTAATAATCAGAAATTTATGAATGGTAAAAGCGGGGGAAGACCTCCAAAAGAAAAACCTAACCATAACCAAGAAGAAACCAAACAAAAACCAAACCGAAACCAAACAGAAACCAAACCAGAACCTAAAGAGAATGTAAAAGAAAAAGAGAAAGTAAAAGAAGAAAGTAAAAGTAATACCCCTTTTATTCCCCAAGGGGAAAAGCAAGAAAATTTATTTCAAGAAGAGCATTTAAATTTTTCAATTCCAGTAAACTCTGAATCTGAAGAAAAAGAAAAAAGTTCCGCAAAAAAAGAAAAGGAAAATCCACCCGATCTTAACACTTTTATGCAATGGGCTAAAGAAATCTATCAGAATGAATTAAAAATTGATTTTACGCCTTTTTCCTTTGCTGTGGAATCAAAATATAATACCTGGAAGGACTCTGGATGGAAAGATGGGTACGGCAAGCCAATTAAAGGCTATAAAAACAAGTTGCGTAATGCAATTCCACATTTAAAAGCAATTAATAATTTCAACAATAATGGAAGTTCACAAGCAAGAAGAAGGTAA
- a CDS encoding YopX family protein, which produces MREIKFRGQKINSNEFVIGGYFGCSEEDGYVHYIFTQPNGAEAVKSETVGQYTGLKDKNGVEIYEGDILTRTNGEVRIGNDWHPNVEKSYVVWEDAAFALKSPGSEAVDWAHSSYYQETEVIGNIHSNPELLNNKN; this is translated from the coding sequence ATGAGAGAAATAAAATTTAGAGGACAAAAAATCAATTCAAATGAATTTGTAATAGGTGGATATTTCGGATGCTCAGAAGAGGATGGATATGTTCATTACATTTTCACTCAACCAAATGGTGCAGAAGCCGTAAAGAGTGAAACAGTAGGCCAATACACAGGCTTAAAAGACAAAAACGGAGTAGAGATATATGAGGGAGACATTCTAACAAGAACTAATGGAGAAGTCCGAATTGGAAATGATTGGCACCCCAATGTGGAGAAATCATATGTAGTTTGGGAAGATGCTGCGTTTGCTTTAAAATCACCTGGTTCCGAAGCTGTAGACTGGGCTCATTCAAGCTATTACCAAGAAACTGAGGTCATCGGCAACATCCACTCTAACCCCGAACTACTAAATAACAAAAATTAA